The following coding sequences are from one Diospyros lotus cultivar Yz01 chromosome 7, ASM1463336v1, whole genome shotgun sequence window:
- the LOC127805929 gene encoding protein BIG GRAIN 1-like A produces MEAWERSLREERYMHPQRRKTPSFSSSLLDAIYRSIDDEPVLCPEATASATRTKKQRNANLKRNSALEDEESVRRAIMIEKWMESESRSHISRSSRLCNSTSSSSESSCGGVFSSSETESGYNRNAKQRPKQVRTSGSVRSNLEKTTNHEGRLTRTKSKALKMYGDLKKVKQPISPGRRFTNFLNSIFSSRNVKTHLKHETARDSSSIGRSRSVKDTTTFSMSCLRKMPPSRAKLSTNNVSSSKRSVRFYPFTVIVDEDSRPCGHKSIYGDDPSLMPTPRVRKIAETAILKSTNTRQLREFQLEDEDEEDDDGMSCTSSDLFELENIGAVGVGAYREELPVYGTTCLKTHHAIANGLIL; encoded by the coding sequence ATGGAAGCCTGGGAGAGATCGCTGCGTGAAGAGAGATACATGCATCCACAACGCCGAAAAACGCCTTCGTTTTCCTCCTCCCTCCTCGACGCTATTTACCGCTCCATCGATGACGAGCCGGTTCTCTGCCCTGAAGCAACTGCCTCCGCCACGAGAACCAAAAAACAGAGGAACGCTAACTTGAAGAGAAACAGTGCTCTGGAAGATGAGGAAAGTGTTCGGAGGGCTATTATGATCGAGAAATGGATGGAGAGTGAGAGCCGGAGCCACATTTCTCGAAGTTCCAGGCTCTGCAATTCGACTTCGAGCTCGTCCGAGTCCAGCTGTGGAGGCGTGTTTTCGTCTTCCGAAACAGAGTCCGGTTACAACAGAAACGCCAAGCAGCGCCCGAAACAAGTGCGAACCAGCGGTTCGGTTCGATCCAACTTAGAGAAAACGACGAATCACGAAGGGAGGCTCACGCGGACGAAATCCAAAGCTCTTAAGATGTACGGCGATCTGAAGAAGGTGAAACAGCCGATCTCACCGGGACGTCGGTTCACGAACTTCCTCAACTCGATTTTCAGTTCCAGAAACGTGAAAACGCATCTGAAGCATGAAACCGCGAGGGACTCGAGTTCAATTGGGAGATCAAGATCGGTGAAGGACACGACGACGTTCTCCATGTCTTGCTTGAGAAAAATGCCGCCTTCAAGAGCCAAATTGAGCACCAACAATGTGTCGAGCTCGAAAAGATCCGTCCGATTCTACCCCTTCACCGTCATCGTTGACGAAGATTCGCGCCCCTGCGGACACAAATCCATCTACGGCGACGATCCGAGCCTCATGCCAACACCTAGAGTTCGAAAAATTGCCGAGACCGCAATACTAAAGAGCACAAACACTCGTCAATTGAGAGAGTTTCAACTCGAGGACGAAGACGAGGAAGACGACGATGGCATGAGCTGTACGAGCTCTGATCTGTTCGAGTTGGAGAACATTGGTGCGGTTGGAGTTGGAGCATACAGAGAGGAGCTACCGGTGTACGGAACAACTTGTCTGAAAACGCATCACGCCATCGCGAACGGTCTGATTCTCTAG